From Girardinichthys multiradiatus isolate DD_20200921_A chromosome 3, DD_fGirMul_XY1, whole genome shotgun sequence, the proteins below share one genomic window:
- the tnfb gene encoding tumor necrosis factor b (TNF superfamily, member 2), translated as MTGYKITEGDVEAGLQDRIEVLVEKKSTTSWLWKMLGALLLLALCIGGARLYVWYQFERSESMQSGHTAAPIIMDPDVKTAAHSTLKEMSKKAKAAIHLVGHYDEDYNMIAVEWRDAVGQAFAQGGFRLYNNTIIIPESGLYFVYSQVSFRVSCSKDTEGAWRSMPLSHRIWRASNSIGQRVSLMSGVRSACQNVQDDDMRSGQGCYSTIYLGAVFQLNKGDKLETETNQLSELETEEGKTFFGVFAL; from the exons ATGACAGGATACAAAATCACAGAGGGTGATGTGGAGGCCGGGCTTCAGGACAGAATAGAGGTTCTGGTGGAGAAGAAGTCCACCACATCATGGTTGTGGAAGATGCTTGGGGCCCTACTCTTACTGGCCCTTTGCATTGGAGGGGCCCGGCTCTATGTTTGGTACCAGTTTGAAAGATCAGAATCA ATGCAGTCAGGACACACAGCAGCACCAATCATTATGGATCCTGATGTGAAAACAG CTGCCCACTCCACGCTGAAAGAAATGAGCAAAAAAGCAAAGGCAGCCATTCATTTAGTAG GTCATTACGACGAAGACTACAACATGATTGCCGTGGAGTGGAGAGACGCTGTGGGCCAGGCCTTCGCTCAGGGCGGTTTCCGTCTCTACAACAACACAATCATCATCCCAGAAAGCGGCCTGTACTTCGTGTACAGCCAGGTGTCGTTCAGGGTGTCCTGCAGCAAAGACACAGAGGGTGCATGGCGCTCCATGCCCCTCAGCCACCGGATCTGGAGGGCTTCCAACTCCATTGGACAGAGGGTCTCGCTGATGAGCGGCGTGAGGTCAGCGTGCCAAAATGTGCAAGACGACGACATGAGATCAGGCCAGGGCTGCTACAGCACCATCTACCTGGGCGCCGTGTTTCAGCTCAACAAAGGAGACAAACTGGAGACGGAGACCAACCAGCTGTCAGAGCTGGAGACCGAGGAGGGGAAGACTTTCTTCGGCGTGTTCGCACTTTGA